A genomic segment from Bubalus bubalis isolate 160015118507 breed Murrah chromosome 5, NDDB_SH_1, whole genome shotgun sequence encodes:
- the LOC102413145 gene encoding olfactory receptor 8B3, translating into MLARNDSLVTEFILAGLTDRSELQQPLFHLFLVIFVVTMVSNLGLIILIGLNSHLHTPMYYFLFNLSFIDLCYSSVFTPKMLMNFMFRENTISYVGCMTQLFFFLFFVISECYMLTSMAYDRYVAICNPLLYTVSMSHQVCLVLSLAAYVMGFAGASAHTGCMLRLTFCNVNVINHYLCDILPLLQLSCTSTYVNEVVVLIVVGINITVPSFTILISYLFILTNILHIKSSQGRSKAFSTCSSHMIALSLFFGSAAFMYLKYSSPSSMEQGKISSVFYTNVVPMLNPLIYSLRNKDVKVALRRFVFKIQRINMF; encoded by the coding sequence ATGCTGGCTAGAAATGACTCCTTAGTGACTGAATTTATTCTTGCTGGATTAACAGACCGTTCAGAGCTCCAGCAACCCCTCTTTCACCTATTTCTAGTGATATTTGTTGTCACCATGGTGAGCAACCTGGGCTTGATCATTCTTATTGGTCTAAATTctcacctccacacccccatgtactattTCCTCTTCAACCTGTCCTTCATTGATCTCTGTTACTCTTCTGTTTTCACCCCCAAGATGCTGATGAACTTTATGTTCAGGGAGAATACCATCTCGTATGTGGGGTGCATGActcagctgtttttctttctcttttttgtcatCTCTGAGTGCTATATGTTGACCTCAATGGCCTATGATCgttatgtggccatctgtaaccCCTTGCTGTATACGGTCTCCATGTCCCATCAGGTCTGTTTGGTGCTCTCTTTGGCTGCATATGTGATGGGGTTTGCTGGAGCGTCTGCACACACAGGGTGCATGCTTAGACTAACCTTCTGCAATGTGAATGTCATCAACCATTACTTGTGTGACATCCTCCCACTCCTCCAACTCTCTTGTACCAGCACCTATGTCAATGAGGTGGTAGTTCTCATTGTCGTGGGTATTAACATCACAGTACCCAGTTTCACCATCCTAATTTCTTACCTcttcatcctcaccaacattctTCATATCAAATCTTCTCAAGGAAGATCGAAAGCCTTTAGTACCTGTAGCTCCCACATGattgctctttctcttttttttggttcAGCGGCATTCATGTACCTTAAATATTCTTCTCCCAGTTCTATGGAGCAGGGAAAAATTTCTTCTGTCTTCTATACTAATGTGGTGCCCATGCTCAATCCTTTGATTTATAGTTTGAGAAACAAAGATGTAAAAGTTGCACTGAGGAGATTCGTATTTAAAATCCAGAGGATAAACATGTTCTAA